In the Hordeum vulgare subsp. vulgare chromosome 7H, MorexV3_pseudomolecules_assembly, whole genome shotgun sequence genome, one interval contains:
- the LOC123410737 gene encoding uncharacterized protein LOC123410737 isoform X1: protein MFEEMASDSSMGTGMGFHQGASSLHHLHHHHHNMLSFQSNPDSAPAPPVFLPSPNAPVLQGAPPNYKFVTGSPSDWTPYELSIFQEGLARYAREPTIMKYIKIAAMLPTKTIRDVALRCRWTAGKESRRRKPDEFYAGKRIRDLKEKMVPSTSLANFQMALPNSLVPFSTSMHHPGQNSLATNEAVPVLDNATQHLLEENIQLLNQISANIGTFKLGENMDLFLRTNNNIQTILKRMSETPGVMGQMRALPEPVNEGQLNSLLQLDRVVASYGDMLHNTRMKDEARS from the exons ATGTTCGAGGAGATGGCCTCCGATTCCAGCATGGGCACGGGGATGGGCTTCCACCAGGGTGCCTCCTCCTTGCACCacctccatcaccaccaccataacATGCTCTCCTTCCAATCCAATCCCGACTCCGCCCCCGCTCCTCCCGTCTTCCTCCCCTCCCCCAACGCTCCCGTGCTCCAGGGGGCGCCGCCCAACTACAAGTTCGTCACCGGCTCACCCTCCGACTGGACCCCCTACGAGCTCTCCATATTCCAGGAGGGCCTCGCCAG GTATGCTCGTGAGCCCACCATTATGAAATACATCAAGATTGCTGCTATGCTGCCCACTAAAACCATCAGGGACGTCGCACTAAGATGCCGGTGGACTGCT GGAAAGGAGAGTAGGAGGAGGAAACCTGATGAATTCTATGCTGGGAAAAGGATAAGGGACTTGAAG GAGAAAATGGTTCCTTCTACCTCACTAGCTAATTTTCAGATGGCACTTCCGAATAGTTTAGTCCCATTTTCGACGTCGATGCATCATCCAGGTCAGAATAGCCTGGCTACAAATGAAG CAGTCCCCGTTTTAGATAATGCAACTCAGCATCTTCTGGAGGAAAATATCCAGTTACTCAATCAGATCTCTGCAAATATTGGAACTTTCAAG CTGGGGGAGAACATGGATCTCTTTCTACGTACGAATAACAATATTCAAACAATTTTGAAAAG AATGAGTGAGACGCCTGGTGTCATGGGTCAGATGCGTGCCTTGCCAGAACCTGTAAATGAAGGCCAACTAAATTCACTTCTTCAGCTAGATAGAGTG GTTGCCTCTTATGGTGATATGCTACATAATACTCGTATGAAGGACGAGGCACGAAGTTAA
- the LOC123407899 gene encoding extensin yields the protein MAAKLEQSSPARQLKPIMSPSLPPKLSMFGAKAGFVIPKNKIPGSMIIRKVEAPTVPKEENPKPLKRNTKWGPDLTSDPAVRKAKALAYQTRVEQITKELASGALVIGGNEGSLFTAKGSSSDGAENPKENEGKIKLLELEKREIIGEILQLNPAYKAPDDYKPLLKETKIPLPTEAHPGQNIIGVLIGPERNTQKRLQEETGAKIRVYGTKKGSGEKAEVRQPDVHEAQAAYEDIYIHVSADSYDKVDAAVALIEMLLTPVSVNSTDTSETAVVSSAVTSSGVNPADMQQGQSTTSQPGLFQYQSHSSHWLSISQTSAPSIPSSGPTPSPLPNNSLQLQPPVGSFSMPPYTGQPPHMNFMPRNTPPFHGFQPSMPNNQQSSQQFQANPSIEPSFGQPAGNAYNTQPLPSSAAQLPVRPLQTPHASGGWPTFSPAMAQSQRPSQGAPSFMPMRPPISVSPVLSAPSQSNMSTSYGTQNPPRANFTPPATLHSRPPGGPQSFPSVSSHGPTLVQVLSSPVGAPPPQTYPPSMQMRPPMSTPPQMRGTLSPFPQAGPTPGNAQVAPSSRPPAGMHGLSFSSSANTGYNQTSIAAFRPPRPATGDFTFRPHVPPSAEHTASAGQMGAQANSPFGLPQASPFRPANHGPISPVQGFQRPPDGSHMSQARMHAPPPHFHGTFRGNPPAHESHNGFRPFPPANPSNRMPFHFLPPQQNPFPNANGQGGNPGGPNPIYDPFAPTSVSGGRKEGGG from the exons ATGGCGGCGAAACTTGAACAATCTTCTCCTGCCCGACAATTAAAGCCTATCATGTCACCATCTTTGCCTCCCAAGTTGTCAATGTTCGGGGCAAAAGCGGGATTCGTCATACCAAAAAATAAGATACCAGGCTCAATGATTATCCGCAAGGTTGAAGCACCAACTGTCCCCAAGGAAGAGAACCCTAAACCTctcaaaagaaacacaaagtgGGGGCCTGATCTTACCTCCGATCCTGCCGTCAGGAAAGCCAAAGCTCTTGCTTACCAG ACTCGAGTGGAGCAGATTACAAAAGAGCTGGCATCTGGAGCTCTAGTGATAGGAGGAAACGAAGGCTCATTGTTTACGGCAAAGGGTTCAAGTTCTGATGGTGCTGAAAATCCAAAAGAGAATGAG GGGAAGATTAAACTCTTGGAGCTTGAAAAACGAGAAATTATTG GAGAAATACTCCAACTAAATCCAGCATACAAGGCTCCTGATGATTACAAGCCATTACTTAAGGAGACAAAAATCCCTCTTCCT ACAGAAGCACATCCAGGACAAAACATCATTGGGGTTCTTATAGGACCTGAGAGAAACACCCAGAAGCGGCTACAGGAG GAAACTGGAGCTAAAATACGAGTTTACGGGACTAAGAAAGGCAGTGGTGAAAAG GCTGAGGTTCGCCAGCCAGATGTACATGAAGCACAAGCTGCTTATGAGGACATATACATACATGTGTCAGCTGACTCTTATGACAAAGTTGATGCTGCAGTTGCGTTGATTGAGATGCTTCTTACTCCTGTCTCA gtaaattcaacagatacttcaGAAACAGCTGTTGTTTCTTCGGCAGTTACCTCTAGTGGTGTAAACCCAGCTGATATGCAACAGGGGCAGAGCACCACTTCTCAGCCTGGCTTATTTCAGTACCAATCACACAGTTCTCATTGGCTTTCCATTTCTCAAACCAGTGCTCCATCAATTCCTTCCTCAGGGCCTACACCGAGCCCATTACCCAACAATTCATTGCAGCTGCAACCTCCTGTTGGTTCTTTCAGCATGCCACCATATACAGGACAACCTCCTCACATGAATTTTATGCCAAGAAACACACCGCCTTTTCATGGATTTCAGCCATCAATGCCAAACAATCAACAATCTTCACAGCAGTTCCAAGCCAACCCCTCTATTGAACCATCTTTTGGTCAACCAGCTGGAAATGCTTACAACACACAACCATTGCCATCTTCTGCGGCCCAACTGCCTGTTAGACCCCTTCAAACACCCCATGCGTCTGGAGGATGGCCAACTTTCTCCCCTGCTATGGCACAATCCCAGAGACCTTCACAAGGTGCACCGAGTTTTATGCCAATGAGACCCCCTATTTCTGTCTCACCAGTTCTATCGGCACCTTCTCAGTCAAATATGTCCACCAGCTATGGAACTCAGAATCCTCCAAGAGCAAACTTCACTCCTCCAGCAACATTACATTCCAGGCCTCCTGGTGGCCCCCAGTCTtttccttcagtttcatctcatgGTCCCACGTTGGTGCAAGTACTATCATCTCCTGTTGGGGCGCCACCGCCGCAAACTTACCCACCATCGATGCAAATGCGTCCTCCCATGTCAACACCTCCTCAAATGAGAGGCACACTTTCACCTTTCCCTCAAGCTGGACCAACACCTGGCAATGCACAAGTGGCACCTTCATCGCGCCCACCTGCTGGTATGCACGGGTTGTCTTTCTCAAGTTCAGCAAACACAGGCTACAATCAGACATCAATAGCTGCTTTCAGACCTCCACGTCCAGCCACAGGTGATTTTACCTTTAGGCCTCACGTGCCACCTTCGGCTGAACATACAGCTTCAGCGGGCCAAATGGGAGCTCAAGCTAACTCTCCATTTGGTTTACCCCAAGCATCGCCGTTCCGTCCTGCCAATCATGGCCCCATTTCCCCAGTTCAAGGTTTCCAAAGGCCTCCAGATGGAAGTCATATGAGTCAGGCTCGGATGCATGCTCCACCTCCACACTTCCACGGAACCTTCCGTGGGAATCCACCTGCTCATGAATCACATAACGGGTTTCGACCATTCCCTCCAGCAAATCCATCAAACAGAATGCCGTTTCATTTCTTGCCACCACAGCAGAATCCATTTCCTAATGCAaacgggcaaggtggcaatccagGTGGCCCAAATCCGATATACGATCCTTTTGCTCCCACATCAGTGTCAGGGGGGAGGAAAGAAGGCGGCGGCTGA
- the LOC123410737 gene encoding uncharacterized protein LOC123410737 isoform X3 — translation MFEEMASDSSMGTGMGFHQGASSLHHLHHHHHNMLSFQSNPDSAPAPPVFLPSPNAPVLQGAPPNYKFVTGSPSDWTPYELSIFQEGLARYAREPTIMKYIKIAAMLPTKTIRDVALRCRWTAGKESRRRKPDEFYAGKRIRDLKEKMVPSTSLANFQMALPNSLVPFSTSMHHPGQNSLATNEDNATQHLLEENIQLLNQISANIGTFKLGENMDLFLRTNNNIQTILKRMSETPGVMGQMRALPEPVNEGQLNSLLQLDRVVASYGDMLHNTRMKDEARS, via the exons ATGTTCGAGGAGATGGCCTCCGATTCCAGCATGGGCACGGGGATGGGCTTCCACCAGGGTGCCTCCTCCTTGCACCacctccatcaccaccaccataacATGCTCTCCTTCCAATCCAATCCCGACTCCGCCCCCGCTCCTCCCGTCTTCCTCCCCTCCCCCAACGCTCCCGTGCTCCAGGGGGCGCCGCCCAACTACAAGTTCGTCACCGGCTCACCCTCCGACTGGACCCCCTACGAGCTCTCCATATTCCAGGAGGGCCTCGCCAG GTATGCTCGTGAGCCCACCATTATGAAATACATCAAGATTGCTGCTATGCTGCCCACTAAAACCATCAGGGACGTCGCACTAAGATGCCGGTGGACTGCT GGAAAGGAGAGTAGGAGGAGGAAACCTGATGAATTCTATGCTGGGAAAAGGATAAGGGACTTGAAG GAGAAAATGGTTCCTTCTACCTCACTAGCTAATTTTCAGATGGCACTTCCGAATAGTTTAGTCCCATTTTCGACGTCGATGCATCATCCAGGTCAGAATAGCCTGGCTACAAATGAAG ATAATGCAACTCAGCATCTTCTGGAGGAAAATATCCAGTTACTCAATCAGATCTCTGCAAATATTGGAACTTTCAAG CTGGGGGAGAACATGGATCTCTTTCTACGTACGAATAACAATATTCAAACAATTTTGAAAAG AATGAGTGAGACGCCTGGTGTCATGGGTCAGATGCGTGCCTTGCCAGAACCTGTAAATGAAGGCCAACTAAATTCACTTCTTCAGCTAGATAGAGTG GTTGCCTCTTATGGTGATATGCTACATAATACTCGTATGAAGGACGAGGCACGAAGTTAA
- the LOC123410737 gene encoding uncharacterized protein LOC123410737 isoform X2 — MFEEMASDSSMGTGMGFHQGASSLHHLHHHHHNMLSFQSNPDSAPAPPVFLPSPNAPVLQGAPPNYKFVTGSPSDWTPYELSIFQEGLARYAREPTIMKYIKIAAMLPTKTIRDVALRCRWTAGKESRRRKPDEFYAGKRIRDLKEKMVPSTSLANFQMALPNSLVPFSTSMHHPGQNSLATNEVPVLDNATQHLLEENIQLLNQISANIGTFKLGENMDLFLRTNNNIQTILKRMSETPGVMGQMRALPEPVNEGQLNSLLQLDRVVASYGDMLHNTRMKDEARS; from the exons ATGTTCGAGGAGATGGCCTCCGATTCCAGCATGGGCACGGGGATGGGCTTCCACCAGGGTGCCTCCTCCTTGCACCacctccatcaccaccaccataacATGCTCTCCTTCCAATCCAATCCCGACTCCGCCCCCGCTCCTCCCGTCTTCCTCCCCTCCCCCAACGCTCCCGTGCTCCAGGGGGCGCCGCCCAACTACAAGTTCGTCACCGGCTCACCCTCCGACTGGACCCCCTACGAGCTCTCCATATTCCAGGAGGGCCTCGCCAG GTATGCTCGTGAGCCCACCATTATGAAATACATCAAGATTGCTGCTATGCTGCCCACTAAAACCATCAGGGACGTCGCACTAAGATGCCGGTGGACTGCT GGAAAGGAGAGTAGGAGGAGGAAACCTGATGAATTCTATGCTGGGAAAAGGATAAGGGACTTGAAG GAGAAAATGGTTCCTTCTACCTCACTAGCTAATTTTCAGATGGCACTTCCGAATAGTTTAGTCCCATTTTCGACGTCGATGCATCATCCAGGTCAGAATAGCCTGGCTACAAATGAAG TCCCCGTTTTAGATAATGCAACTCAGCATCTTCTGGAGGAAAATATCCAGTTACTCAATCAGATCTCTGCAAATATTGGAACTTTCAAG CTGGGGGAGAACATGGATCTCTTTCTACGTACGAATAACAATATTCAAACAATTTTGAAAAG AATGAGTGAGACGCCTGGTGTCATGGGTCAGATGCGTGCCTTGCCAGAACCTGTAAATGAAGGCCAACTAAATTCACTTCTTCAGCTAGATAGAGTG GTTGCCTCTTATGGTGATATGCTACATAATACTCGTATGAAGGACGAGGCACGAAGTTAA